DNA from Apis cerana isolate GH-2021 linkage group LG13, AcerK_1.0, whole genome shotgun sequence:
GATAAATCGTTAGTACAATCCACGAAGATACACGCGTTATACATAAAGATGCACCCGCCACCATCATCGGTATGCTATACATTATTAGAACTTCGTGTGACACATgtctcatattataatatgtacagTGTGAAGTTCTGTAAAAGCACAAGGATAGTTAGTCGAGTGGGTTGGGTGTTGGACACGTTGGGTATTGGACAAAGCCCAGATAAGCTgcggaaaagaaaataataattttcatttacccTCTTTGTTGGTCTTTGGCGCGCGAACTCTGTACAACGGCCGTGTCCTTGGATAGAGAGTATCTAaccggaaaagaaaaaacacaaagaggtatatgtaaaaaactgaaaaacgATGTGGAACACTCGTCTGCACAGTTGGATATAGAGATCTATCttacaataatatacaatatctaTATTACACGTAATCGTATCCAGCATCTCGATTCCTTGGCCGTCACGATAGCCGGGATACGGGACGATCTGTCGAGAGAGATAaacggaattttttttttttttttagatctcaattaataataataaattttccttcttatatatatatatatatggatgtatataagatatatatatatataagataagaggtaaaaatcaattatgagAAAATGATGGAATGGGAAGAATGCGAATGTTCGAATATGCGAAAGCAAACTTACGTGTATAAAACCGAGTTACACGAACGTGATGATAGTGATTCAATTATGTACATCTAACGAGATTCAAAAAACGGATCTAACACGACACAGATCTAACAGAGATCGATCGAAACTCGACGGAAGCGGCAACAAAAGAAAGATACAAATTCTCGAAACGGaacggaaaaagaagagatagaggggggaaaaatttCCAACCTCGTGAAAGATCGATCGAACACATTCTACACATCGAGAAATCAATGACGTAAAATATCAAGAATCAAAAACTACCGAAGAAACTTTATCTGATAGATGAGACGTAACTTAacgttaattttatacaaaaatcaaaaaaaaaaaggaaaaaatcctGAGATACTCCCTAGGAGgatctcgaagaaaaaaaaaaaccatcgagaaagaaagaaacgaataaaacacGAAAGGAAAGATGGGTGCTTCAGATAGATGATCTATATAAGTGCTCTCGCGGAAGCGTATGTACAGGACATCGTAGCGGATCGACGACGATGATCTTGTTCCCGATCTTGTGTCGTTACATGTGTGATGAGATTGCGGGGAACGAGATGCGGTGGAGACGATCGACTGCCTCGGTGTCTGCAACCCGTTCATCCATGGAGGGCCGATGAAGCTCGATTGACGCCGGTGACGTCTGATCGAGGACGAGGTGAGGGATCGATCGTGCGCCCTTCTATCGTACGGCGGTGGCGAGAACACGGGGAAGGTCTCGTCCGGCGACGGTCCACGTGGATTCAACTCGCTACTCGGCGGGGAACCGAAAGAAATACGGGTCGGCTCGAGATAACCCTCGAGGCTGACCGTCATCACAGCGGAATTGGGCGTGGGCGCCTGCAATAGAGAGGCGGCCCGCGGTGTCAACGGGGGTGGCTCGTCCTCCggctcgtcgtcgtcgtcgacagGCGTCTGATAACCTTGAGGAGGGGTGCGACCGGAAGAGACGCACGAGCTTACGCTGGAAGACCTCGCCAGAGGcgcctctccttctttttttttttcgcgtgcACCAAATACAGAGAACAGTTATAGAGAAGATGTATCGAGATGATGAATCGAGTTTCGAGCTTGtttcttgtttattattgCGTGTACGGGGTGCACGTTGGTCGAGAGAGtaaggagagggagggagaagttTAAGTAGGGATGTTCGAGGAAGGATTTTTGTGGGGGGATTATTGGACAAATGATTTCATCCCGTCAATCTGATCTGATCGTCCTATAATATACTTTGAAGAAAGATAATTAAGGAAGCATTGAAATGATTCTTACCAACTGCGTGTATCTCTGGCTCCCTGTAACTGGGGCCTTGAATTTTCCTCTGATTCGCCTTGATCTGGTCCATCTTGAATTTCAACTTTTGCAACACGTTCTTCTCGATGTTTTCTTGGATCTCGATGCGTTTCTGATGCAACTCTTCCAATAATTCCGCGCCTCTCGATGCCAGGATGCTCATAGCTTTCGTTTCGTTGACTATGTGGAAAAAGTAGTAGCTCTTGAACAATCGTTTCTGGAATAATAGGAAGGTGAAGCACAACCCGTCCCAGATCATCCCTATGTCCTCCTCGGGCACGTCGCAATCCAATTTTTCCGGGATCAAATCGGTGATCGgacttttgaattttcttacaCAAATTATACCGAACAATTGAATGAACGGACACGCTACCATTTGCATCTAaaagtttcgatattttattcgttcgaattaatatatatttaacaaaatcgaAACGCGACAAACGAGGTATATACCTGCTCTATCATCACGCAACCGACACCTTGGAACAGAGACTTGGCGAATATGACGACCACGTTGTAGCCGATCAACAAGTTCCACCATGTTAAAATCGTTTGCACTGGCCTCAAGTAAAAGTCGCTTCCTTGCCAGAGGAACACGAATGCACCGATCAAGTAACCCAACGAGAACAGATTGGTCCTCTCTGTTCCAGCCAGGAACACGATCGATAAAGCGATCCACATCAAACTTATCAATACGCCACGTTTCACTATATCTAAATAAGTGTGAGCATCAGACACGTAATCCTTCACAGGATTTACGAAATTTGGTTTCTCTATGTTTTCGTATACGGAATAATTGTGACCGGCTGGAAACTCTTGGCCAGTTGCCTCGCTTCGCTTTTCGATTTTGAAAACGAGGCTTTGCCTGACGATCATCATTAATAGCAGAAAATCAcctatatttgaaaaagataaaaatcaagaTGTCTTGTCCAGAGATAAATGAAGATCgcgcttgaatttttttttccattacacAATAGACTTACACATTAGTTTTCTAGCATTAGGTGGAAAATCAGGATCTGGCAGGTACATCCACTCCTGTAATACCCTCAAAATTCCTGACTTTTCCCATGGATagtctaaaaaattaagaaaaactcCGTCTCCGTGTGATCTCTAAAtgtgaaattgttttaaatttctaatcacTTTCAACATGTTCAATTACCTATGCAAAGCCATGGGGGAGGTGCCACGACGAAAGCATATTGAATAggtagaagaattataatgaaaaacttGAAGAAGGGCCAAATTTTGGATAAGATTCTTCTCCTCAGACAGAACAATATTAAAAGCCAAATACCATAGAGGACCGAATAGAAATCGAGTCTGGTAGCGATAAGCGCCACGATTCCTATCAAACAGAATTCCACGCCAAACTTGTAGAATGCGTAATTGAAAAGGAATTTCAAGCATTGCGGTATTCCTTCGTCAGCATGCTGTCTAGTGATTAAAGGGAACATGACATGAGGCCTGTCCAAAGGTTCTCCTCGTGCTTTTCTGTAGAAACATTGTCGAATTCTAATTATCTTTCTGAGAGTGGTCACCACTATGATTCCTATGTAGCCCTTCAACAACTCTGCCAGATTTCCTGGCTCGGCTTTCTTTATTCCAAACCATTCCGCTATGTTGTACATACTGTTATTGCTGCTATATTGATGATTCTCTGGAACTACCTGTAaacgataaaagataaatatttttcttgaagaaGCTTATCAATCATGTGCATCGTATTTGTATTCACCGTGCAATTAATATCCCAATTGCTGTGATTGATATACTGAATTTGATACAGCATTTTTCCAACCATTAATATACCGATTATCGCTGCTACTATATTCACGGTGCATATTTGAATGCTTCTTCGAAAATTGATCATTATAACTGATATCAagacgaatattaaattaatagcaCAGACCTGGAatacaaagaattttattgaataaaatttagataaatttatatcttcgaCATATCTTCGATCCGATTCAAACTCACATCGTTCACGCAGAGAAGCAtcacagaaataaaaatgatcttttgcatatgaatttcgaaaaagagCCAAATAtagttgtaaaaattttttacgtgCGTTGTTATATCGCTAAATAACGCTACCAGTTCTATTTTAGACATGTCTGAAAATTTTCGTCAAGTCagcatttttttatcgtattaattatcattaaaaaaaaagatgcatGAATTCATCGTACGTTTTAACTGTTTCAACGTGTATTTAGGTTTTTCgtcattgagaaaaatttgttctgGAGAGGATGGTGGCATAGTTAAAATCGGTGAATGGCCAAGGCTCGGTCGTTCCATTTGAGGATTCTCGagtctacaatttttttttttttaatattaatttattcaatacggttaatttatttaacagaaATTCCATATGCTGACCCGAATTTATCGAGATCGGTCACTTCTAAGAAATCTTTGTGAAAATAATGGATCTGAAGAACCGTAATAATTACGAAGAATGTCGGTGTGAGTAATCTAACGAAAAGATCCTTAATCTCGTATTTTTCTAAACCGATATCTTTTTGCAAGTTCTCGTCGATATGCAAATAACTCCAATATTCtggaaaattgtgaaattgatAAGTGTATACAAGAATCAGCATGATTACGGAATAACCGATAACTGTAAGCCAGAATGGATACATCATCTTTCTCCAAACTGTCCAAGATAtctataagaaagaaagaaagaaagaaaggaaagaattagttttatttttaactgattatttcttttgtttccccCGACGTACCTGGAAGGTGATAACCAGAACAAGGAAGAGAGACATGTAAATGATCCTGAACACCGTCATACGTTCACCAGTGATTCCACAAATGAACAGCATGATGGTCACCACTGCGATCCAAAATTTGGTCAACAATTTTCTCAAAAGTATACCGACATCCAACATGAATTTGCTTTTAATTTCCGGGGCTTCCTGGTTCATCGCTGTGGTAGCTGTCGAAACAGATACGTGCAATGGTGCCACCATGTCTCTCAACGCCGAGGAACGTCTCTGCCTCGTTCTTTCGACCGTGTATTGTCTCATGGTTATCCAGAACATCGATAGGAATAGACactgaaaattaattgttagcattttgaaaataagataatgtattttgtataagttagattataatttggaaattattttttttattttatttcatttttttttttactttgacCACTAGATGCCAGCAACTTAGCTCATCAGTTTTGATGAAACCGATTTCTGACACTTTTATCCTGTTTATTTGCGTTGGTAATTCTTCTTCGGTCAAATCCATGCTATAAACGTATTGCACGATGACAAGGAGCATTGAATAAAAAACGATGAAGGGAGAGCATTTCATCATCAAAGCGCGTTTATTAGGGACCATCCAAAGGATCAATGCCCACAATAAGAGTGCAAAAGTTGTCCAACTGTGATACATTATACTCCACGTCTAATAATAATGggcgagaaagaaattaaaataatttcaagtttcaaagaaaatttaataaatatctgacTTGTTAATTTTTACCATCATTATGATATTCGTGGCAAGATAagacgaattaattattaattggaaGATCGAATATATAGCCATAATGATATGTTCGATAATTCCGGATTGTTCATCTGGACCagctagaaaaatatttctatcggttaataaattttattttattttattttttttattcaatggaAGCTAATTTAACAAACCATCGCTGAGACTCTGCATCTGAATGTTGTCATCCTGATGGCCATCCTGGACGATAACACTTCCAGTTGAATCTTGCAGTAGCCCCGTTCTCCCGGACCCAAATCGCATCAACTGtcgataaaattaactaaACTATTCTccgaatataaaaacaaacatTCTCAATATTTCTACACAGCGTTTTAACTCGtctcttttcatttaataatcttaatttttattctaatttattctaaacaatttaaatttgaattaaatgtatattgttCGTGAAACAAAATCTCGTTTTCCAAGCGTGCGCATGCATGCTGTGTATAAATGAAATGGATTTACCTTCACCAATAGCTACCATAAAGATTTCCAAAATAtgtatcgattatttaaataaaaaaaaggaaaaaaaagaaaaaaatataaacaaaaaagaaaaaatgtgcttgaaataaaagataaaagcaaaattgatcgaataagagaaattaaaattaaataaattaaattgctgTATATATAAGTGAAACGTGCAAACTTAATCATTATACGTACGGGTGTGCGCTCGTCGACAGGTGAGAACGATGAATTAACGATCGGCTTCTAAAACAATGGCAAACTAAACATAGCGGCATCCAAATGGAAAAGGAATTTGCTCAGCATTAAAGAACAACCGCAAATCTGGAAGGCGATAGTAAATAAAAACTCGGGAGTTGTCTGAATGGAGGCGGTGGAAAACAAAATGAtcttaacataaatttattataccttcttcttccataatttttatcgccttcgccaatcaaaaaataaagcaaaataaaataaataaataaataaataatgtaaattattaatttcacggTATGGTTACTGTATATACATtccataatgatattttatacattttctttctgccatgataagttatataataatggcaCAAAAATgtgcattttctttttctctcttttaccATGATAAATGAACGATGGCACATATGTATGATCGTATCGATGTTCGAtaacgtaaaataataatcggtgATAAATTGTATGTACAATCGAAGATCTAAAAAATGTGattagagagaaagaagaagaagagaaagaagaagaagaaaaaagagaaaactcgGCTCATGCAGGACGACGAGATCCTTACGCGAGCCTTTCGTCGCGCCGATTGCCATCTTTGAGATGGTGTCCTTCTCCTGATGGAAACGTGCCTGGACAACGGAGTGTTCAGATTCTCCAGTTTTCCGCTCAAACGTTTCACTTTCTTTGCCTGGAACGCCTCGTTAGTAAAAGCAACGTTCTTCAAAGAAAGACACGTGTGTTACCAGATACACTTGTTGTTCGAACAGTtagtaaaaatagattattacaAGCTTAGATCGTGTTATTCAGCCGATATATCGGTGTGTTAATCGTTTTTTCCTTAACCGTAAGAAGGTTAATTAAGTCACATTAACAGGCACATTGCACGCGACTCGCATCGTTAATATGATTCATGCTTGgatgaatttcaattaaattgtaaattttattatcgacgAACTTCTGAATATTCGCGGTTCTAAATACTTCAACTGATATCTCAAACTTGAcggtattatttaaaattttaattcgataaaaactTGGTCCGACCAATTAATAATCCTCGCATTACTAATCTTTCGTTACGTTCTACtatcgtaatttaatttcgattcgtcGATTAATTAGTTCGCGTTTATCTcgagtttaaaatattcccaatattagcaaaaataaataaataaataaaaatacactaACGATAAACTCACCGGCTTTTTGCTCAGGAACTGTGATTGCAACGCCAAAACGAAATAAAGCCAGAACAGTCTCAGGGAGTATCCGTAAATCAGCCAATCTGTATAATCGGTATATTCCACGTATCTTGGATTGGAGCAGTTGATTCGATAAACAGGAATCAGGGCAAGATATCGTTGCCAACTGCTGTTCACGGGTATTAATTCTTGAGGTATTTGATTCTGGTAGCTGAGCAGAACCAGGATATGAAGTACCACGACTGCCATCAAGATCCTGCACAGCCTGGCAAACCCTTTTCGAAGCTCTTTGTTGCACGCCCACCAGGTCGAAGCTCCCAAGAAGATGAGGAAATAGAAACCGCCTTCGATCGAAGGTCTCAGACATGCTGTGATGCATAACGATGCCAGTACCACGTAAGTACCTATGCGTCCTAAGAAGTTGATGATCTGAGCACGGAAAATAATACGTTAGCTCCAATTCTCTAAgcaacttaattaattattgtttcgtGCGTGTTTTGAAAAACTTATGAAAggcgaaaaaattatatcgatgttatatttttatttacaaaaaaaagaaaaaaattgaacgatacCTTAATATTTCCATCTACGATTTTCTTAGAGGCCTCGATGTTTTGATGCAATGAGGCGTCGCCTTCTTCGGTGATCGTTTTTTGCGATAGGAAACgacatatgaaatatattattatactagtAGGTAAGACGATTAATTCTGGTGTCAACCAGAAGAATATCTCCCACTCGGTCGCGCTATCTAGCCTTACGAAACCTAAATGTCTGAAGATCACTTCCATAGGTTCGCCtagaaattattcatcaaagaaaagacaattttttttattccaaagtgtatttaaaaattggcaAACATTCTCTTTCCTTGAAACTTTCCTTACGTACAATTGTGGAGGAAGTGTCCGTAAGTGGGCAGGGCCAATAAAACTATGTGGAAAGTGATTTGGCTGGTTGTTGTGAGAAAAGACAGACCGATGCAAGTTTTTAAATAGTGGCCCGTGTGGCCGGCCATTGTTTTTGCGTCCGGTATTGGCACGTGGGGCGAATATAGCATCAGAGCCAAATAAACTAGTGACAATCCTACAGGCCTCCATACTATACCTGTTTCgaacaattacaaattttttttaatatcattcctTAATGTCGATCCACGTTCTTATCCATTATTATCTAAACCAGAATGCGAAAcgtattttttcgtatttcccAACGACATTTTCCAAACGATATTCGCCACGTAGCAGAGATGCTGTTCGTTTCATTTTGGTACGAGAAGAAATAGGGTGGAAGAAAGGTCAATTTCAACCGAGGGACTTCAACACAGATGAAACTATACAACGACTGACATTTTATTCCCTGATGTATCTCCGAATGAAAATTCAACAATTCACGTTTTCTTCAACAATTCTAATCATCCACGTGTCATTACGCTTCAAGAATTTCTTCTACACGTATCATTATACGCGTTCCGTGAAATGGAATACAcgttgtttataattaaatctataattaatcgaaaaagcaCCAGGATTCGGAACGTTGATTAGGAATCGTTAGCAAGCGTGAAacgtaattaatttcttcgttGCGAGCGTCTTCTGGCGAACGCGCTCTGTTTCTTCAAAGGAAAAACATCTCGTCGGGGATCGTGCTCGAAACTCATTCCATTTCGTTCCAGTCCTCTATGAGCGCTTTCTATTCGCGGCATGCATTCTGCTTactattttctcttctctgtATTCACAAACGAAAAGTTTGACCGGCTGCCAAGCAAACTCGGAGTTATTCTCTCCCTGTTCCAGCATTGGTGTTACGAGTTACTTCGTTATTCCCGAACGTTTTGCGTCTCTGTTTCCCTCACATTTCATCGACGTATCTCGTTTCGTAGATCGAGAAGatcgaaattaaagattaaggCGACTTAATtgcgaattattaaaaaaaaaattgtttttatacatatttttcattctctgtGAGCACGTGAGTGTAATTCGTGTGTACTTTAACGGGATTtcgttaattataaagaagatTACGAGTCAACTAATTACTCGTGCCAGCTTGTGCGCATCGTAATTTCACAGATAACATCCAATACATCCAAcgtcgtaattttatttttattttttagtctATGGACTATCGAGGTCGAAAGATCAAAACAGTCTCTCGAAATTATCACGAACGATAAAAAGATTGCGCGAATTAAAACTTCCTTTCCTCTAAATAAAGGTCTTTGACTCGCAATCGATTACTTTCTGCTTCGAGAAATATtctcatataatttaaacgaataaagTAACGACGACTTGATCGAGTTGTGGAATAAAATTCCCTAACCTAATTATAAATCGAGACTAAACTTGCCTCGACCCTATTACTATGCAATTCTGAGAGGCTTCCTCTGACTTGTATCGCGTAAATATACGTCTCTTTTAACTATATTCGAAAacgctcgtttttttttttttttattttatcatctacTTTGGAAAcgacgatatttatatttttggaatgttGATTACGATGGATACGTACGTACAGctaatctaatttattgttttctctGAAATTGCaatcaataatgaaatattaattgatgagATAGGttatttagaagatattttattatcggcTAAAATGAGGCAATCAATGGCGACAATGTTATTTATGACATACTGTTAGGCGGATCTGGAATGATCTAACATGTGGCGCGTTGATAACACcctgataattaataatagtattaaacTGGCTAATGGAACGGTCAATATATGAAAACTTTTGATATCCGatgataaatttgtattacgatttttataacgtaatttaaattataatatgttataatgttaattttgtcacgataattattttctttcgtgaTGGGTGTTGTAACGACGATGAGATATTGAAACGAGACTAAATGAGAAGTGAAAGGAAAAGAGTGAATTTCTCAGATTCTCTATTGCTTATTCGTCTATTTCTAGATTTTGCCTTCGAACATACTGTATGCCTTTGCAGTTTGCAATTTCACACCATTCATTCGCTTTCAAGAATCGACATAGTTTAGACCTAAGGTCAGTAGTCGAGTACAAATCATAGCTATTTTAACACTGTGATATCATCGATGCGtttccttttatatatttaatatatataaaaattttgaatcttcaaaattttctacgaAACCTACTAATTTTCTACGTTGaccaaagttaaatttttttcttttcttattttttactcttaatttttaagacgaaagagaagaaataattttgtaattaagtttttaacattccctaataattctaataattcacGCTCCTATCGTAACGTAATGACGTAAGATTTCCTCAGTAGAAGCTTATCAATAGAAACGCACAATTTATATGCATCCTTATCTGTTCCAATAttgttaacattttaataatccaaatctaaatccaaatttaaatcgtcgaataatttttttcctatcgACGAAATTATTCGTAgcatttcgattaaaaattttcgaaagatgCGTTTAACATAGACACTCACATCCGGTGAAGACGAGCGGTAACAGAACCCTGATGAGGGCCACGTTCAGCCAATACTTGGACATGCCTCGATCTGCTCGTATGCCCTTTCACCCTGaaacacagagagagagaaaagttgCGAGTAAAACAATCCACCGTGTACGTTGTCAACATCTCGAGATTTCACGGCGGCAATGTCAGCTCGACTGGAATCGATACGACACTGCCGCAGTCGGATACCTTTAACCTCGTTTTGCCATGAGACCGCGGCACCAACGTTCTTACACCCGCCCTTCGTTTTTACAACCGACCTGACCCCCGTCGAAATTTACGCTCCACAGAATTTAACCACCCCCTCGTTACATCATCCCAGCCCTCggaaatttttcacgaaaaaaacGTACGCGACCATCCTCTGACATTTTCTTCATACGAATTGTCAAATTAACAGAATTGCCTCGTTGACAGAACGAGGTTTGATCAATTTGATCCGATCGAAGTATAAATACGGAACAGTATAGTATATAAGAGTGCATCCTTTATGggctttatttaattaaattccctTCACGGATCGATGAAAATACATTCGATtagatcaaatataaattgtacttTAACCTATACACGATACTTATTTGCAAAATGACATTGACAAGGTGTAATTGAAAAGGTTTGCGATCATTCCAGGCATTTAATATCATCCTGATATATAGTCGATGTCTCTGGAGTGTGACGTGTACACCATCTGCGCCCATTTCCTGCTTCCGTCTAAGATTTCACGATGGTGTCAGCGTTCGGTTTCACCATCGAAAATCAATCTGTTTCCGTTCCGTTTTTTGGACAATCATCCATATCACATTTTTGTCGAATCTTGCCACTTCCTCttcgttaaaaagaatttaaatgccTCTGTGCACCAttccatataaataaaatggaaaagaaaaaaaaagaagaaagaacgcaa
Protein-coding regions in this window:
- the LOC107996171 gene encoding piezo-type mechanosensitive ion channel component isoform X7 codes for the protein MSKYWLNVALIRVLLPLVFTGCIVWRPVGLSLVYLALMLYSPHVPIPDAKTMAGHTGHYLKTCIGLSFLTTTSQITFHIVLLALPTYGHFLHNCEPMEVIFRHLGFVRLDSATEWEIFFWLTPELIVLPTSIIIYFICRFLSQKTITEEGDASLHQNIEASKKIVDGNIKIINFLGRIGTYVVLASLCITACLRPSIEGGFYFLIFLGASTWWACNKELRKGFARLCRILMAVVVLHILVLLSYQNQIPQELIPVNSSWQRYLALIPVYRINCSNPRYVEYTDYTDWLIYGYSLRLFWLYFVLALQSQFLSKKPLMRFGSGRTGLLQDSTGSVIVQDGHQDDNIQMQSLSDAGPDEQSGIIEHIIMAIYSIFQLIINSSYLATNIIMMTWSIMYHSWTTFALLLWALILWMVPNKRALMMKCSPFIVFYSMLLVIVQYVYSMDLTEEELPTQINRIKVSEIGFIKTDELSCWHLVVKCLFLSMFWITMRQYTVERTRQRRSSALRDMVAPLHVSVSTATTAMNQEAPEIKSKFMLDVGILLRKLLTKFWIAVVTIMLFICGITGERMTVFRIIYMSLFLVLVITFQISWTVWRKMMYPFWLTVIGYSVIMLILVYTYQFHNFPEYWSYLHIDENLQKDIGLEKYEIKDLFVRLLTPTFFVIITVLQIHYFHKDFLEVTDLDKFGLENPQMERPSLGHSPILTMPPSSPEQIFLNDEKPKYTLKQLKHMSKIELVALFSDITTHVKNFYNYIWLFFEIHMQKIIFISVMLLCVNDVCAINLIFVLISVIMINFRRSIQICTVNIVAAIIGILMVGKMLYQIQYINHSNWDINCTVVPENHQYSSNNSMYNIAEWFGIKKAEPGNLAELLKGYIGIIVVTTLRKIIRIRQCFYRKARGEPLDRPHVMFPLITRQHADEGIPQCLKFLFNYAFYKFGVEFCLIGIVALIATRLDFYSVLYGIWLLILFCLRRRILSKIWPFFKFFIIILLPIQYAFVVAPPPWLCIDYPWEKSGILRVLQEWMYLPDPDFPPNARKLMCDFLLLMMIVRQSLVFKIEKRSEATGQEFPAGHNYSVYENIEKPNFVNPVKDYVSDAHTYLDIVKRGVLISLMWIALSIVFLAGTERTNLFSLGYLIGAFVFLWQGSDFYLRPVQTILTWWNLLIGYNVVVIFAKSLFQGVGCVMIEQMQMVACPFIQLFGIICVRKFKSPITDLIPEKLDCDVPEEDIGMIWDGLCFTFLLFQKRLFKSYYFFHIVNETKAMSILASRGAELLEELHQKRIEIQENIEKNVLQKLKFKMDQIKANQRKIQGPSYREPEIHAVDTLYPRTRPLYRVRAPKTNKEAIRSGDYYMFDELDDDDVTDMIPDTESEKREAEKRRELEQRGRRMTISELMNTLIKTDIEIATHVAMYGGTEKDALKLRRRSEPLTRKKSSMSYLSARSETAVATDAADVTSADVETEEKDEEEREKTEVTDVEEEKKHEEEIPKEERISIATYFNFLIAIINSTFISMTRYLNRFSRDYRYIRKVLTKEKKLLKAKPDLQMGMRLGMNQMWQPMNFLKKESTNGNTEEIHDAGEGPSQPRPQEQSTLFSEISPVQHDDDRGELSEADQPPIIQLLASIWFAILSHSSLFCYFMVFLHQIKNASVLSIPLPLMVFFWGSLTIPRPSKTFWITLIAYTEAIVIVKCIFQLEVLPWNRDPAPNNPLFTPRIMGVERKFNYALWDLLLLLVVFFHRFMLKSLGQWTSLSLKPRKIIPSTLTLVPSKPPERGQGEPVTLRHEMKENIHATPTGRILNLQPGVIDGESVRTNDEYEQLVAVQGEESNPLEQEFTKVMKLMVVKYTEPMKNFFRKILSPYGKEKTNVYAYMFLCDFFNFLLFIFGFSAFGTQQGDGGVAAYLQENRVPMPFLLMLLLQFSLIIIDRALFLKKSILGKLIFHYFLILGIHIWMFFILPSVTERRFNERLPPQIWYMVKCFYLLLAAYQLRQGYPTRILGNFLCKNYSIINYVLFKGFMLVPFLFELRAVMDWIWTDTSMTIMDWFKMEDIFANIYQIKCMRGVETDFPQPRGEKKGQISKYLMGGAALFFMIGLIWFPLLLFALGGTVGISNLPYDVSMRIRIGPHEPIYSMSAQAQSIMEYSQFDYTRFTNLYVRDKPAMTFLENYIHSDVAAVRLSGFSRKLWNISPPDLEKLIEELRDNETTVIVHVEWTVSRRTDAKDATGITTTIRDIKLKPYENKEFNPVREMLANILSNLTIPHTSTIILPYAFPKFLKVTGRTTTIVPQLMMPKWLEIENEKKIRDIHLYRNISLFLSSEPDCCSHKKWWVVNEVCNDTLYENLLSRIPLNDCKYIMMYLFNDKTFPEGLSFISGLGILGLYTTAVIVISQMTRKVVTDLAPRIMFDDLPYVDRILRLCLDIYLVRESGELSLEEDLFAKLIFLYRSPETLIRWTRLPEEGERTDNEDQDDADEDVAISRQ